The proteins below are encoded in one region of Cololabis saira isolate AMF1-May2022 chromosome 13, fColSai1.1, whole genome shotgun sequence:
- the oma1 gene encoding metalloendopeptidase OMA1, mitochondrial isoform X1 — MKMALLYGSLSRNRRLSSLFTHLARNFQVCKEARCPVRKTWPGSFHTILPRLRGGAAGACVLQRGSGRTVSLHLRPSSPVPAQCVRRLHSSPPLRALPAPLLWMVLKPLQKIVAILLGRSLRKWWVGLPVNRRQLIREWVRRRRWPLAAGAGVVMVMVALLLLTHLDESPVTGRLRLLVFGRDKYLELATLTSEAYMEEFGEHLLPESDPLHQMVKQLVQLLAQRNKDIPEVAEITWTVHIVNKPTINAFVLPDGKVFMFTGMLEAVADIDQLIIVLGHEMAHAILEHSAEQASLSHVVDLLSLILVTAIWAMCPGDSLAVLGSWAKDKLTELMFSRPYSRKLEAEADQVGLQLAAKACADVRVGPVFWQQLELVDKLSGEPTMPEWLSTHPSHRNRSSQMERLIPQALELRESCSCPALPPTDPRVVFSETVRVMLEKVKDQPGVEKERVAKPRPSAVPVTSPAALVAQTVLPSISNVSQPSKREVSAPGTPIAAPVPAATEKEGSQHAPHNTRQQGR; from the exons ATGAAAATGGCTTTACTGTACGGAAGCCTCTCCAGAAACAGACgcctctcttctctcttcacTCACTTGGCTCGAAACTTTCAGGTGTGTAAAGAAGCTCGTTGCCCTGTCAGGAAGACATGGCCGGGGTCGTTTCACACAATCCTTCCTCGCTTGAGAGGCGGTGCAGCTGGAGCATGTGTTTTACAGCGTGGCAGCGGACGGACAGTGAGTCTCCACCTCCGTCCCTCCAGCCCTGTCCCGGCCCAGTGTGTCCGGCGCCTGCACAGCTCTCCCCCCCTCAGGGCCCTGCCGGCCCCGCTCTTATGGATGGTGCTCAAACCCCTGCAGAAGATTGTAGCTATACTTCTGGGCAG AAGCTTAAGGAAGTGGTGGGTGGGTTTACCAGTCAACCGCCGGCAGCTCATACGTGAGTGGGTCCGGAGGCGGCGTTGGCCTCTGGCGGCGGGAGCAGGAGTTGTTATGGTGATGGTAGCCCTTCTCCTCCTAACTCATCTGGATGAATCCCCAGTGACTGGTCGGCTCCGTCTTCTGGTGTTCGGCAGAGACAAGTACTTGGAGCTGGCAACTCTAACTTCAGAAGCG taCATGGAGGAGTTTGGAGAGCATCTGCTTCCAGAATCTGACCCTCTTCACCAGATGGTGAAGCAGCTGGTGCAGCTCCTAGCACAAAGAAACAAGGACATCCCTGAGGTGGCTGAAATCACCTGGACTGTCCATATAGTGAACAAACCCACGATCAACGCCTTTGTCCTGCCC GATGGGAAAGTGTTCATGTTCACGGGGATGTTGGAGGCTGTGGCAGATATTGACCAGCTCATCATTGTCCTGGGACATGAAATGGCACATGCTATACTGGAGCACTCT GCGGAGCAGGCCAGCCTGTCTCATGTTGTGGACCTCTTGTCTCTTATTCTGGTGACAGCCATCTGGGCCATGTGCCCGGGAGACAGCCTGGCAGTGCTGGGATCATGGGCAAAGGACAAACTCACAGAG CTGATGTTCAGCCGTCCCTATAGTCGGAAACTGGAGGCTGAGGCAGACCAAGTTGGACTGCAGTTAGCTGCAAAG GCATGTGCAGATGTGCGAGTAGGCCCTGTATTCTGGCAACAACTCGAGCTTGTAGATAAACTTTCAGGAGAGCCCACGATGCCCGAATGGTTATCCACGCACCCATCTCACAGGAACAGATCCAGCCAAATGGAGCGTCTCATACCACAG GCCCTGGAGTTGAGGGAAAGTTGTTCCTGCCCTGCTCTGCCTCCTACCGACCCTCGAGTTGTTTTCTCAGAAACCGTCCGCGTGATGCTGGAAAAAGTCAAAGACCAGCCAGGAgtagagaaagaaagagtggCCAAGCCCCGACCCTCCGCAGTACCGGTAACATCGCCAGCAGCATTGGTCGCCCAAACTGTACTCCCTTCTATCTCCAATGTCAGTCAGCCCAGCAAAAGAGAGGTCTCTGCTCCAGGGACACCGATAGCAGCTCCTGTCCCTGCTGCAACGGAGAAGGAAGGATCCCAGCATGCCCCGCACAACACCAGGCAACAGGGGCGTTAA
- the oma1 gene encoding metalloendopeptidase OMA1, mitochondrial isoform X2, whose translation MEEFGEHLLPESDPLHQMVKQLVQLLAQRNKDIPEVAEITWTVHIVNKPTINAFVLPDGKVFMFTGMLEAVADIDQLIIVLGHEMAHAILEHSAEQASLSHVVDLLSLILVTAIWAMCPGDSLAVLGSWAKDKLTELMFSRPYSRKLEAEADQVGLQLAAKACADVRVGPVFWQQLELVDKLSGEPTMPEWLSTHPSHRNRSSQMERLIPQALELRESCSCPALPPTDPRVVFSETVRVMLEKVKDQPGVEKERVAKPRPSAVPVTSPAALVAQTVLPSISNVSQPSKREVSAPGTPIAAPVPAATEKEGSQHAPHNTRQQGR comes from the exons ATGGAGGAGTTTGGAGAGCATCTGCTTCCAGAATCTGACCCTCTTCACCAGATGGTGAAGCAGCTGGTGCAGCTCCTAGCACAAAGAAACAAGGACATCCCTGAGGTGGCTGAAATCACCTGGACTGTCCATATAGTGAACAAACCCACGATCAACGCCTTTGTCCTGCCC GATGGGAAAGTGTTCATGTTCACGGGGATGTTGGAGGCTGTGGCAGATATTGACCAGCTCATCATTGTCCTGGGACATGAAATGGCACATGCTATACTGGAGCACTCT GCGGAGCAGGCCAGCCTGTCTCATGTTGTGGACCTCTTGTCTCTTATTCTGGTGACAGCCATCTGGGCCATGTGCCCGGGAGACAGCCTGGCAGTGCTGGGATCATGGGCAAAGGACAAACTCACAGAG CTGATGTTCAGCCGTCCCTATAGTCGGAAACTGGAGGCTGAGGCAGACCAAGTTGGACTGCAGTTAGCTGCAAAG GCATGTGCAGATGTGCGAGTAGGCCCTGTATTCTGGCAACAACTCGAGCTTGTAGATAAACTTTCAGGAGAGCCCACGATGCCCGAATGGTTATCCACGCACCCATCTCACAGGAACAGATCCAGCCAAATGGAGCGTCTCATACCACAG GCCCTGGAGTTGAGGGAAAGTTGTTCCTGCCCTGCTCTGCCTCCTACCGACCCTCGAGTTGTTTTCTCAGAAACCGTCCGCGTGATGCTGGAAAAAGTCAAAGACCAGCCAGGAgtagagaaagaaagagtggCCAAGCCCCGACCCTCCGCAGTACCGGTAACATCGCCAGCAGCATTGGTCGCCCAAACTGTACTCCCTTCTATCTCCAATGTCAGTCAGCCCAGCAAAAGAGAGGTCTCTGCTCCAGGGACACCGATAGCAGCTCCTGTCCCTGCTGCAACGGAGAAGGAAGGATCCCAGCATGCCCCGCACAACACCAGGCAACAGGGGCGTTAA